The sequence GGAGGCGAACCTCTACGAGACACGACGCGGTGAGCCGATGAGCATCGACGCGCTCGCGACGCTCGCGAGCAACTTCGCACGTGGCGGCCCCTTTTTCAGAATCAATCCCGTCCTGGGCGGGGTTGACGAGGATGGCTCTCACGTCTATAGCATCGATCCGCTCGGTGGTCTCTCCGAAAGTGACTACGTCGTGACCGGGAGCGGGATGCAGTTCGCCCTGGGCGTCCTCGAACAGGAGTACGACGCCGACCTGTCGCTTGACGAAGCGATCGCCGTTGGAACACGCGCTGTCCAGAGCGCGAGCGAGCGGGATACGGCCTCCGGGAACGGTGTCACGATCGCGGAGGTTACGGCCGAGGGCGTCGACATTCACGAGCACGAAGACGTCGACGAACTGCTGTAAACCGGTCTGTCCGCGCTTTTACTGTGTTTCCGGGCTCTCGGGTTCGTCCGGTTGCAGCGTCGCCTCGAATACCTTCCGTTCGGCGACCCGGAGATGCTGAAGGAAGGTCGACTGGGTGATGCCCATTACGGACGCGATCTCCTCGCCGGACTGCTCGCGCGGCCACTCGAAGAAGCCGCCGATGTACGCTGTCTGGAGCGCCTCTCGCTGTCGGTCCGTGAGTCGCTCGTCGAGTGTGGCTCGTATCTCCTGGAGTGTTCGTTTCGGACGTTCTTTCTCCCGTCGGGCGAGCAATTCGATCTCTCCGTGTGTCGACTGGAGTGCCTCGAGAACGGCTCGAACGTCCCCGCCGCTGGAGAGGTGAGCGGTCACCCGGGCCCGACCGTCCTCGACGTGAATCTCGGAGAGGTCCGCTCCGAACTCTCCCAGGGTTTTGGCGACACACGAATCGGTGACGTCGAACCGAAACAGTGTCGATTCGCCGTCCTCCGAGATCTGCTGGACGTCCGACAGTGCGGGATACCCGTCCGCAAAGTCGATGACTGCCTCCGGGTCGGCTCCCTGAACCGTGAAGTACTCGATGAGTGAATCGTTCCCGGTCGGCGTGGTCCAATCGAGGTCGAGCGTGCACTCGAGGGCTGCGGACATTTCGGTGCTGAAACAGCCACCATCCCTGATCCGAAACTCGAGTTCCGTCACGCTGTCAGTCATCAGCGTCTCCTTGCTCTCGATTGCGTTGATGGCGTAGCCGATCGTGCGGCCGAGTTCCGAGAAGACTCCCGACGCGATGCTCTCGAAGGCCGTGTCGTCGTCCGTGGCGACGCAGAGCGCGCCATATCCGGTTTCGCCGTAGGTGAGCGGGATCGCCGCGATCGCCCGACAGCCACTCGCTTCCAGCCGCGTGGGCCACTCACCGTCCGCCGACGCACAGGGGGTGATCTGGACGGTATCGGTGCGAACGGCGGTCGAAATCGGATCTTCGTCGTCCTCGTTGAATCCCTCCTGTAGCGTCGCCAGGGTCGCCTCGTCGATGCCGGCATGTGCCCGAGGACGCAGGGAGTCGCTCGTCACGCTCCGGGTACCGATCCAGGCGAACTCGTATGGGCCTGAGTTGGCGAACTCCTCGGTCACCGTCGATTCGATCTCGCTGCGCGTGTCCGCCTGGACGAGGGCCTGGTTGACGTCCCGGACGATCTCGTTGGTGTGATTGAGGACCTCAAGTCGGCGGTTCTGCTCGGAGATCTTTTCCTTCCGTCGCCGTCGCTCCGTGATGTCGGTATCGACGGCCACGAACTGATCGACGGTCCCGTCGTCGCCCACGATCGGGGCGATCGTCATGTCCACCCAGGTTCGCGTGCCGTCCTTTCGCTCGTTGACGATCTGACCATCCCACACCGCCCCGTCGAGTATCGTCTCCCACATCTCCTCGTAGAAGGCCTCGTCGTGTTCGCCGGACTTCCAGAGCGAGGGATTCTCCCCGATGACCTCGTCCCTGCCGTACCCCGTGACCGTTTCCACGGCCGGATTCGCGTACGTGATGGTCCCGTCGCTGTCGGTCAAGAAGATAGCGTGGGCGGCGTGTTCGATCGCCTTCCGGAACGTGCGAAGGCGGTCGTTCTTCGCCCGGATCGTGCGTTGCACCTCGGCTTCCTGTTCGACGTACCGCGCCAGATAGAAGACGGTCAGTACCACGAAGACACTCACGATCAGCCCCGGCAGTTCCTCGATGCCGGGATTTCCGGTTTGGAGGGTGGCCGCCTGCCGGGCGGTCATCAGAGTCAACATCGCGGTCAAAAACCCGAATCGCGCGTCTTCCACCCGGTAGAGAAGGAGTATGGAGTAGACGACGCCCACGATGCGGAGACCGATCGACGCGTAAATGATGAGGTCGTCCATGGAAATCGTGCGAGTTCGTCTCGCGTGTGCGGCCTTACGAAGCCGGTGCGCTTAGGCACGCGGCGCGTTCCCATTCGATGGTAATTGGTGTTGTTGGCCCATCAATCGGT is a genomic window of Halanaeroarchaeum sulfurireducens containing:
- the psmB gene encoding archaeal proteasome endopeptidase complex subunit beta; protein product: MTPESPYEPELGSIPEERATMDDDMTAKTGTTSIGIAVEDGVVIATDRRASLGGRVVSNKQVMKVEQIHPTAAVTLVGSVGGAQSFVRSVRAEANLYETRRGEPMSIDALATLASNFARGGPFFRINPVLGGVDEDGSHVYSIDPLGGLSESDYVVTGSGMQFALGVLEQEYDADLSLDEAIAVGTRAVQSASERDTASGNGVTIAEVTAEGVDIHEHEDVDELL
- a CDS encoding bacterio-opsin activator domain-containing protein, which translates into the protein MDDLIIYASIGLRIVGVVYSILLLYRVEDARFGFLTAMLTLMTARQAATLQTGNPGIEELPGLIVSVFVVLTVFYLARYVEQEAEVQRTIRAKNDRLRTFRKAIEHAAHAIFLTDSDGTITYANPAVETVTGYGRDEVIGENPSLWKSGEHDEAFYEEMWETILDGAVWDGQIVNERKDGTRTWVDMTIAPIVGDDGTVDQFVAVDTDITERRRRKEKISEQNRRLEVLNHTNEIVRDVNQALVQADTRSEIESTVTEEFANSGPYEFAWIGTRSVTSDSLRPRAHAGIDEATLATLQEGFNEDDEDPISTAVRTDTVQITPCASADGEWPTRLEASGCRAIAAIPLTYGETGYGALCVATDDDTAFESIASGVFSELGRTIGYAINAIESKETLMTDSVTELEFRIRDGGCFSTEMSAALECTLDLDWTTPTGNDSLIEYFTVQGADPEAVIDFADGYPALSDVQQISEDGESTLFRFDVTDSCVAKTLGEFGADLSEIHVEDGRARVTAHLSSGGDVRAVLEALQSTHGEIELLARREKERPKRTLQEIRATLDERLTDRQREALQTAYIGGFFEWPREQSGEEIASVMGITQSTFLQHLRVAERKVFEATLQPDEPESPETQ